A window of Piliocolobus tephrosceles isolate RC106 unplaced genomic scaffold, ASM277652v3 unscaffolded_28235, whole genome shotgun sequence genomic DNA:
aaaaaaaaatgagcaaaaaaatgagtaaaaaaatgagcaaaaaaatgagcaaaaaaatgagcaaaaacacGTACCATTTTTGTTAGGATTGTAATAATTCTGCTTCATGTTATTATTCATGTCGTTGTTATAATAACTTGTTCCCATAAATTGAGTGTTTGTTTCGGTTTCGTTACTATATTCATCAactaaaaaaagggaaataaaagaaaattataaaaatgaattagacATAAAATATGTACGTATAAATATAAGCATAAGTGTACACACGTATGTGTACGCATACACGAACAAACAATAagctagtatatatatatatatatatatatatgtgtgtgtgtaaaattttaTTACCTAATGGGATATCCTCCATATCGTCACACATGTCAGCCCAACGATCACTACTCTTGTTTGCAGTGTTTTCTGTtgggttatttgtattttcatcttttccattactattattataattattcataTCACTAGCTGGTACATTATCCCCTTTCTCACCTTCATCGATATTCTTATCCTTACCTTCCATGTTGGATACGTTGTCATTATTTGCATTATACATATTTTCACTCGTTATGTTTTCTTTGTCTAAGCTACTAGTATTGTTGTGAagaatattatcattatttatttgtgtctgaACTTGCATGGTACTTTCTTCAACGGTTGCATTCattattaatttgattttcttttaaaaaatataattatgtatatacatatataaagccAATAATATAGCCGCTAATATAACCACTACTATAGACACTAATATACTcgcttattttattattaattttttatttctttgttatcgTTTACcactttaaaaacttaaatagcATTATAACCGCTGGTTCTTCTTTACTAGTTCTTGCTTAAAATTATGataaagtattataaataatatatttttaaaattttggtaaaaatttatgtttcaaaaataaaaaatacttcaaattcgtaaataatatatatatttatgtatatacgtgttgttatttcttttctcccataaataatataaaattatattaaattaaatgaatataaaaaaaaaaaaaaaaaattgaaatatctgacaattttaatatatatatacatgtgtatttttttgttttttttttaaatatagctatttaaattttttaaaaatgtgtaaaagtattctttattttttctatatatatttaaggttttttttttttttttttttttttttttttttttttttttttttttttctaaatataatttgtccttctataaatattaaatatatatatatatatatataaatatatgtgcatccttgtaatatataactataaattttttttaaaaatattattgaccACTtcagcaaaaaaataataaaaaggttcTGTACATATGTTtgatatagttatttttatatatgtgtacaaataagcataaatacattttatttatatatatatataaacttctgaacacaaaaataaatcttgGTATATGTGCCTTTAAATTAAAATTGCGTTCTTTGTATGTGATTATTATGGACTTCTTAATACCTGAATATCATAATAGCTAAACATATTAATATCTAAACAATTATTCTTCTTCgtacaataaaataaagagcaaaataaataaatagaaatgaagaatcaaaaaaaaaaaaaaaaaaaaaaaaaaaaaaaaaaaaaaaaaaaaaaaagtccacaacTATTTAATAGTAAAAATTGAAACTTTCTCCATACATAACatccattttttcttaaaaaagaaaatagtctaTATATATATNNNNNNNNNNNNNNNNNNNNNNNNNNNNNNNNNNNNNNNNNNNNNNNNNNNNNNNNNNNNNNNNNNNNNNNNNNNNN
This region includes:
- the LOC113221901 gene encoding putative mediator of RNA polymerase II transcription subunit 29 yields the protein MNATVEESTMQVQTQINNDNILHNNTSSLDKENITSENMYNANNDNVSNMEGKDKNIDEGEKGDNVPASDMNNYNNSNGKDENTNNPTENTANKSSDRWADMCDDMEDIPLVDEYSNETETNTQFMGTSYYNNDMNNNMKQNYYNPNKNGT